From Bacteroidota bacterium, a single genomic window includes:
- a CDS encoding aspartate 1-decarboxylase yields MNIEVLKSKIHRVTVTDANLNYIGSITIDEELMIAANIIENEKVQVVNLCNGERLETYVIKGGKGSGNICLNGPAARKAAVGDVITIMSYASMDFEEAKSFKPTVIFPDTATNKIVK; encoded by the coding sequence CAGGGTTACTGTGACCGATGCCAATCTCAATTATATTGGAAGCATCACTATTGATGAAGAATTGATGATTGCAGCCAATATTATTGAAAATGAGAAGGTTCAGGTGGTCAATTTATGCAATGGCGAAAGGTTGGAAACCTATGTGATTAAGGGCGGGAAAGGAAGCGGCAACATTTGCCTGAATGGTCCTGCAGCCAGAAAAGCTGCGGTTGGAGATGTGATCACCATCATGTCTTATGCCTCCATGGACTTTGAAGAGGCCAAATCCTTCAAACCTACAGTGATTTTCCCCGATACAGCTACCAATAAGATTGTAAAATAA